The DNA window AAATCAGAGCAGCTTGTGGCTTGCTTACGGTATCCCAAAAGTGATGGTTTTGGCCACAGTTGTCATGAGTTTGAGCAGCTCTAATGCAGAGCACTGGAAGGTTAGTGGCATGGTGAAGCTGAAGGTATTACAGAAATAGAAACCTGATTAACAGGGATGAAAGTTTAAAGCAGAAATTATCTCATTGTCAGGAGCCAACATTAACTGCCTTCTTATGTGTGGCAAATATACACTCCTGCTCtagggtgtggtttttttcatatcATTTTAGGGCAGGGAAATGATGGAGGAAGTCGAAAAATGCTACTGGGAGGCACAGCTGAGGACTGAGGATTTCTtcccagtctaaaccttccttgtCCACTAGCTGTTACAGCTGAATAAGTTAGATACTAGAATTAATATTGAATAATTCTCACtgctttaacattttcttttcattctgatttAGAGCAAAAAGTTTAACATCTCTTCTgtagcaactaaaaaaaaaaaaaaatcattttgagCTTTAAAAATACATCCATAATCTGTAAATGTAAAACATAAAAGTAGAATTCAAAACTGAAAGTGTATATTTGATTAAATTACGTTTTTTCTTTTGTCACCCCACTCAGAATggacattttcttttgaaatacttgttttgaaaaattgcattttcaaaggaagatttgttccatttaaaacacagtaaaatcAATCTTGATGAtaccttgttaatctttaaattcaTGATAGGTTTTAATCTTCCTGTTTCAGATGGAAGAGAGTCTTGATAAAACACCCATCCAGATGCTTCCGAACTGTATGTTCAGGTAGGActtagcctttttaaaaattttacttgcaaagcaggaaaggtaaagaataaaaatacGGTTTTTTACTCTCACTTCTAAAAAGTCTGTTCTGAGTGAGAGATTGTGATCCTTAGCAAGAATTTGATATGTCCTGTTTTTTTGTCTTATGAGTATCTATGACCAGAGTTCTTTTGGATTAAAATATCTCCTCATCGTTTCTCCTTCCACTTGAGGAGCCAATTAATCCTCATCTGCATGTGTTCCTGGGGCAGAGGCTTGCACTGCTTCCCAATGCCTGTGGGGAGtcgctgctctccagccaggggAACATGCGGTGAGATCCCTCCACTCATTCACTTGGTACCATGAACATCACCAGTTCAGCAGGGAACCTGACGCTTGCCGACTGCCAGCCTATTTTTGTGACTGTGAAAATAACTACGGTCCTTGAGTGCTGTCCTTAACCCCATTCTTTTACTGGTTCAGATGACAgcaactttattttctttgtcagtACAACATTGTCCAAGCAGCAGGCCAGACTCTGATTCCCTTGTTGCTGGTGTAAATCTGGAAGGGCTGCATCACCTTTAGCAATTCTGTATTTACACAAATGTAACTTCATTGGCATTATtccaaaggaaataaagtgaGGTCACAGTCTGGTTTGCCTTCTTCACCGCTGCCTGTTGGAAAGCCATCCCAAAATGAAATTGCCATGGAGGCGAGCGAGGGTGCATGTGGCCCTGCATTAGTTCAACTTCTGTAGCAAGACAGATGGAGGTTTGACCCCTTCTCTACTAATGGCGATGCTCTCACTGGCACAGGATGGGAAGGGGCAGGGTCCCTGCTGActccctctctttcccttccctggtCCCGTTTAGACCCTTGTGACTCCCAGCCGTGCCAGAACGGGGGCACGTGTGTCCTAGAGGGACTGGACAAATACCACTGCCTCTGCCCGGTGGGGTACGGAGGAGACATCCACTGCGGTAGGTGCAAAGCTGcgctctccctccttccttcctcagctGGGTCCTGCCTTTGCAGTGCCTGCTGCATGTCATAGGGACACCTGGAGTTGGGCTGCAACTTTTGGGCTTTTCTCCAGAAGACAGATGAGTTTTCTCTCATGCTGGTTGTGACTGGGTCTTGCTGCTCAGAAACCTTGTGGATACAAAGGGCACCAATACTGACAGTCTCGCCCTGGCGTGGCTGCCTTTGTTTCTAAATGCGGGTGCCATGGGAGCAGAACAGAGAAACTGGGAGAGACACATGGGTATATCTTTTGGTCCACTCCCTGCACACATGGGCCCAGGAGGGACCCCTGTTTTTGGGGGTTCAATGTAAGAAACTCAAGGAGGTCCTGATCTTCAGAAAATCCTTTGTACTTCCCCCAGAATCAAGACTCACACTTTAAAGTGTCTCCAGTTGTTACAGGTGAGGGTCTGGTGCTTGAACTGTCTCCTTTCTCCAATATATGATATAGTGAAAGTCAGAGTGTTTTCCCCAGAGTACTAAGAGAGTGGAGTTGTCATTTCTAATCTGACATTTGCCACCCAAAAGTTCAGGAATCCCCCCAGACTCCCATAGATATTTTCTGTGTCTAAAGGCTTATGTGGCATCCAACCAAAATAAAGTGCACTCTTTGCACAGTTGTCCTCCAGCTCATGACATATCTGACAAACCACTTAGGTTACTAGAGACAATGTCCCTCTCCACACCACAGGGCTTCCAGCAGGCCCCAGCTGAGGTCTTGTTCTGCAAATGACAAATTGCTGTCTCCCCTTTCAGCACCAAAGCTGAGCCTCGAGTGCAGCGTGGATCTCCTTTTCCTGGTGGACAGCTCAGCGGGGGTCACGCTGGAAGGGTTCCTGCGCTACAAGGCGTTCCTCAAGAGGTTCCTCCAAGCAGTGATGGGCCAGGACTCGCCAATAAACGTGGGGGTGGCTCAGTACGATAGTGATGTCAGGATACCCATTGAAGTAAGCCAACACAAGAATGCGTTCAGTCTCATGAAGAGCATTGATGCTTTGAATTTCAGTGGAGGAGGAACCCTGACAGGTAGAGCCCTGCAGTACATTGCACAGCATGGTTTTCAGAGCACCCCAGCTTTTGCAGATGTGCAGGATGATCTCCCACGCGTGGTTGTCTTGCTCACGGACTCCAAGTCCCAGGATCCAGTGGCGGAAGCCGCTAATTATGCAAGGGACCGAGATCTCTTCTTGATCGGTGTAGGCAGCAgcttcatgagagcagagctgaCCCAAATGACTGGCAATCCAAAGCAGACAGTTGTCTACTCGGACCCCCAGGACCTGTTCAACAAGATCCCAGAGCTGCAGAGAAGAATCTGCAGTGTGGACAATCCTGAAGGTAAGACTGTGATATGGGCACTGCAGGACAAGTTTTTCAAACTGTGAGAGGTCTTCTGAACTCCACTagagaggagggaaggacagaaggGTGAACGTCCTTGTTTTATTTGTGTCAGTCACAGGTCCAGGGGACTAACATTTCATCACTGCTTTTTATGATGGATCTCTATCTATTGGTGTGAAAGGCCCATAGATCACACTTCCCAGTCAGTGATCAGCAGTGATGAATTTTGCCTACCATTTCCCTACCCTGCTTTGTTTTGGTCAGAAAGGAGTATGtatatattctgaaaaatattctgtttgcaCTCTTTTATCCAGGCTGCCAGGCGCAGTCTCTTGATTTGGCATTTGTGGTGGATGCCTCTTCTGAAGTTGGCCTGGAGAATTTTCTGCGGCTGAGGGACTTTGTCAGGAGCAGCTGTTTGCACTTCAACATCAACCGGGATGTCACCCAAATTGCCCTTGTGATTTATGGCAGCAAAGCTCACACTGTGTTCACTTTGGACACCCACACAAGCAATTCAGCTGTCCTCCAAGCCATCAACCAGGTGCCTTTCCTTGGGGACTTAGCCTCTGCTGGCAGCGCTTTGCTGCATATTTATGGTGATGTGATGACAGTGCAGAAAGGAGCAAGACCTGGTGTCAacaaggtggtggtggtgctcACAAATGGAGGCAGCATGGAGGATGCAGCTGCCCCAGCTCAGCAGCTGAGGGACAACGGCATCTTGGTGTTTGTGGTTGTCATTGGGGATGCCCAGAGGGACACACTGCTGAGGGTTGCTGGGTCTCCCAACTATCTGATCTACATCTCCTCCTATGAAGACCTGCAGTATTACCAAGACCTTATCATAGAAAGAATCTGTGAAGGTGAGAGAACGTCCCATCCTCCCCCAGCAGCCGTTGTTATCATAAGTTTTCTGATGCTTTACCGAGTGAGCTCGATACTGTCTTtgcattttacagatggggaaactatGGCATAGAGATCTGGTGACTGTCCAGAGCAGTCCTATAGGAATAGGAACCAACTTTCCTAAGAGTCAGTCCAGTGGGTGAGATGGAGCTTAGGGTGACTGGTTCTTTCCAGCCCTGCCAGGCCTTGGTTCTGcctttcctgaaagaaaaataagtttgctcttttttttgaTATTGCTTTAAGTGTGTAGAATTTACTGTGCATTACTGTACCTCCTGCAGTCTTGTAGGGGGAGCTTAAAGGGACACATTTCTGCAGCCAGCAGTGTTGGTCCCTGAGTGAGGAGGTTTCTGCTGTCTTGTTCAACAGGTTTGTGCCTAGGTGTTTGCAAAGTGGTGGCTCTGGAACCTCATCACTCCGGTTCCTCCTTAGTGTTCTGCTACTGAAGTTATGATGTAGACTCTCAAGATTTTGTTTGTGTTGAACAGGATTTAATCCTAACTTCAGAATCTGTCGATGTTGAAGCCTGCAGACTGTTAAATTCAGGCCTTTAGACAATTTGTGATTAATTTTGTTTGCAGGACCAAATCCTTATCTCCAAAGCATTCAAGGTGGAAGAATTTTCAAATATTCATGTAAAAGCTTATGTTTGGGGAGGGtgaggtggggaaaaaagtgcaCTTCCTTCAAAACTTTGAGTCCTGAAGGCCAGTCCCCAGCTGGGAAAAAATTGACTGATACCAAGTTTGAAACACTTGTCTGCTGAGTGTGAGTGCCTGTGTTTaatggaaaacagcttttcagaaaggaTAGCAGCCCTGGTTTGCAGACATTAGTGGTGATGAAAGTGCTTCTAGTTAAAATGCCATGCCTTGTTTCTCATTCAGAATAGTCTTGAGTTTAACATCTAGCTATTTGCTTTTAACCCATTTGTAAGATCAAATGAAGAAGCATGTTGAGCTTCAACACAATCAAAGGTCCTTTTCATCTCTGGGCATGCCTGTGGCTCCTTCAGGGTTAGAAAAAACTACAGGACTGTCTCTTTGGGGTGAGGAGCCAGTCTCCTGGCAGGCTCTGCAGATGGTTTGTACCTGGAGCTTTTCAGTGTGCTCCTATTGCAGTGGTATTTTCAGCTGTGTTATTATAAAAACAATCTACTGTACCATGAAATTAACTACAACGCCATGGATGAAGGAAAGGAGACGACAAGGTTCAATGAGTCAGGGTAATAACATATCATTTCCTTAGACTGAATTGCtgctttcatttcatttgcaGGTAATCGCTATTTGTACTAGATAGGCTGGGACCAAGGGCGATGTAAAGATAAGTCCTTCATTCAGTCTTCTACTGCAAGTCCAAGACTCAATAACAGAATCATTGTCTGTGAAaggacttttaaaaatttatgacTCATGATAAAAGTATGTGAAAAACAGACCCTGCCTCTGGACACCTGGAATATCGTATTTGTTCTGAGGCTCAGCTGaagagagaccagaaaaaatgATCCAGGCTCTAGGAGAAAAGATCCCAGgtgttaaatatatataaatctgAGTAATGGAAATACAGACTCTTGGGATCATCAAAGGGTATAATTCCTGAAGTGCAAGAAGCTTACTTAAGATGATACTGTGTTAACGGTAGGCTTGAGTTCAGAGAAATGGTGTCTGGGCAGAACAGCGTCATTACCCCAAACAGGGACTGTGAGGTTATGCCATGGAGCAGCTGTGGTGGGAAGTAGTGGATGTATGGCATGTGGAGCAGAGCACCATGGAAAAGGTCTCTGGGAGCAGCCAGCACATGAAAGATGAGTAGTGGGTCCAAGAGGTCCCTCCAGGTTTTGTTGTCAGCAGCTCTACCACCGTACGATGAAAGTGAAAACGCCTGTTCCTGGGGATACGCTGTCAGGCAGGACCCCATCTGGGATGTCTCATGACAACAAAAAACGTTGTTGAACCCAACTTGGCTTCATAAAAAATCAATGCAAACTGAAGACTGAGATATCTCAGATCTAGGATTTGActgtcaaaaaaattaatttcaaagataATTTTGCCTATCTTAGATGTAGGTTGAGAGTTGGTGAGCAAACTTGATGTGTGAGAATGAGTACAACGTGTGGTAAGCTGTAATAACTGTCCTGATGGATAGCGACAGAATTTAtattctttccttctccccctcttCCTACTCTGGCTGTGTGCTTTTTCTACTGTGTAGCAAAAGGCAAGGCTAGGAGGTCCAGACTCTACACCACGTAGTTGTTCAGCAGAGGAATTTCACACCCTTACCAACGCTGCAATGAAGTTGCCAGCAGACTGGAAGCAAATTCTTCTGGGATGCTGCTACTTAACCTAACGTATTCACAGCAAGGCAGCATGAAACACTGCCAGCCGTGCTGACGGCTGGACTCTGCTGTTACGAGGGTTGGGAAAGCTGTCGCATACTTCACAAGAGTAGGACTAATAACAACTTGGGCCATGGTTGCAGGCTTTTCTCTCAAACCTCCGAGAAGAAAGCCCTTAAGTTTTTCTTGTAGTGTTTTCCATTTGTTCCAT is part of the Strix uralensis isolate ZFMK-TIS-50842 chromosome 7, bStrUra1, whole genome shotgun sequence genome and encodes:
- the VWA2 gene encoding von Willebrand factor A domain-containing protein 2 codes for the protein MSLLLFESICVFLLPQVLLVLGIQEIHADQEIIGKISAAGQLMKCSASLDVLFLLDGSYSIGKGTFERSKHFAVRLCDALDIHPDRVRVGMIQFSSTPHLEFPLDLYLTKQEVKDRIKRIAFRGGSTETGRALKCILRKGFPGGRNSSVPEVLIIISDGKSQGSTMMPAMQVKERHIRVFAVGIKFPRWEELHVLASEPTEQHMLFAGDANDAANGLYSTLTGSVCSTTAPGCKVESHPCERRTLETVKELAGNYVCWKGSKQLNAVQASLCPFYRWKRVLIKHPSRCFRTVCSDPCDSQPCQNGGTCVLEGLDKYHCLCPVGYGGDIHCAPKLSLECSVDLLFLVDSSAGVTLEGFLRYKAFLKRFLQAVMGQDSPINVGVAQYDSDVRIPIEVSQHKNAFSLMKSIDALNFSGGGTLTGRALQYIAQHGFQSTPAFADVQDDLPRVVVLLTDSKSQDPVAEAANYARDRDLFLIGVGSSFMRAELTQMTGNPKQTVVYSDPQDLFNKIPELQRRICSVDNPEGCQAQSLDLAFVVDASSEVGLENFLRLRDFVRSSCLHFNINRDVTQIALVIYGSKAHTVFTLDTHTSNSAVLQAINQVPFLGDLASAGSALLHIYGDVMTVQKGARPGVNKVVVVLTNGGSMEDAAAPAQQLRDNGILVFVVVIGDAQRDTLLRVAGSPNYLIYISSYEDLQYYQDLIIERICEEAKSPVNLCKPNPCMNQGVCILGPGSYHCECHGWEGPHCESRVLRGDSPRSPVFPSHSHVQWSPRALQRFSGAPQHTKRHVDQRR